In Janthinobacterium sp. 67, a genomic segment contains:
- a CDS encoding TonB family protein: protein MIAVAVSLLAHGALLAMHFVAPAPQRAVATDPGLEVILVNAKHANKPLKADALAQANLDGGGQADKGRAKSPLPDMRKVEEGDSVKASARRIAELEQKQQELLTQAAKPTPYSAAPVTEKDKPNPLATGSDLMESSKAIARMAAEISQTVEDQNKRPRKTFITPSTQEVGYAMYYKTLQKRIEEIGTLNFPQKNGRKMYGELVVYIPIFQDGTIYQKEGGVRVEKSSGNPALDAAALAIVRRSAPFGRFPPNMLSSDKDDLWVVITRFKFTREEKMEANLTGGSN from the coding sequence ATGATCGCCGTGGCGGTCTCGCTGCTGGCGCACGGCGCCTTGCTGGCGATGCATTTTGTCGCCCCGGCGCCGCAGCGGGCCGTGGCCACCGATCCCGGCCTGGAAGTGATCCTGGTCAACGCCAAGCATGCGAACAAGCCGCTGAAGGCCGATGCCCTGGCGCAAGCCAATCTCGACGGTGGCGGACAAGCCGACAAGGGCCGCGCCAAGTCGCCCTTGCCCGACATGCGCAAGGTGGAAGAGGGCGACAGCGTCAAGGCCAGCGCCCGGCGCATCGCCGAACTGGAACAAAAACAGCAGGAACTGCTGACGCAGGCGGCCAAGCCCACGCCCTACAGCGCCGCGCCCGTCACGGAAAAGGACAAGCCCAATCCCTTGGCCACCGGTTCGGACTTGATGGAAAGCAGCAAGGCCATCGCCCGCATGGCGGCCGAGATCAGCCAGACCGTGGAAGACCAGAACAAGCGCCCCCGCAAGACCTTCATTACGCCCAGCACGCAAGAGGTCGGCTATGCCATGTATTACAAGACCCTGCAAAAGCGCATCGAGGAAATCGGCACCCTGAATTTCCCGCAAAAGAATGGCCGCAAGATGTATGGCGAACTCGTCGTCTATATCCCCATCTTCCAGGACGGCACGATTTACCAGAAAGAGGGCGGCGTCCGCGTGGAGAAAAGCTCGGGCAATCCGGCGCTGGACGCGGCGGCCCTGGCCATCGTGCGCCGCTCGGCGCCATTCGGCCGTTTTCCACCGAATATGTTGTCGAGCGACAAGGATGACCTGTGGGTCGTCATCACCCGCTTCAAATTTACGCGCGAAGAAAAAATGGAAGCTAACCTGACTGGCGGTAGTAATTGA
- the aroE gene encoding shikimate dehydrogenase — protein MSPDQYCVFGNPIAHSKSPLIHAAFALQTGEPIVYERRLAPLDGFALAARSFAAEGGKGANVTVPFKLDACALATELTPRAQAAGAVNTLRFDGDTILGDNTDGAGLVADIVRNAGVKVAGKRVLLLGAGGAARGVVLPLLEQGPQEIFIANRTVATAEALVAQFADALAHPAQLRAGGFAQPDGVFDIVINATSASLAGDLPPVPPGIFCPHTLALDMMYGAQPTVFMDFAAQHGAQVRDGLGMLVEQAAEAFYVWRGVRPQTQDLLAQLRSAL, from the coding sequence ATGAGTCCTGATCAATATTGTGTCTTCGGCAATCCCATCGCCCACAGCAAGTCCCCACTGATCCACGCCGCGTTTGCCCTGCAGACGGGCGAGCCCATCGTCTACGAGCGCCGGCTGGCGCCGCTCGATGGCTTTGCGCTGGCGGCCCGCAGCTTTGCCGCCGAGGGCGGCAAGGGCGCGAACGTGACCGTACCCTTTAAATTGGACGCGTGCGCGCTGGCCACCGAGCTGACGCCGCGCGCGCAGGCGGCCGGCGCCGTCAATACCCTGCGTTTCGATGGCGACACCATTCTTGGCGACAATACCGATGGCGCGGGCCTGGTGGCCGACATCGTGCGCAACGCGGGCGTAAAGGTCGCCGGCAAGCGCGTCCTGCTGCTGGGCGCGGGCGGTGCCGCGCGCGGCGTCGTGCTGCCCTTGCTGGAACAGGGACCGCAGGAAATCTTCATTGCCAACCGCACTGTGGCGACGGCCGAGGCGCTGGTGGCGCAGTTCGCCGATGCGCTGGCGCACCCCGCTCAGCTGCGCGCCGGCGGCTTTGCGCAGCCCGATGGCGTCTTCGATATCGTCATCAATGCCACCTCGGCCAGCCTGGCGGGCGACTTGCCGCCCGTGCCGCCCGGTATCTTCTGCCCCCATACCCTGGCGCTGGACATGATGTACGGCGCCCAGCCTACTGTCTTCATGGACTTTGCCGCCCAACATGGCGCGCAGGTGCGCGACGGCCTGGGCATGCTCGTGGAGCAGGCGGCCGAAGCGTTTTATGTGTGGCGCGGCGTGCGGCCGCAGACGCAGGACTTGCTGGCGCAGCTGCGCAGTGCCCTGTGA
- the accB gene encoding acetyl-CoA carboxylase biotin carboxyl carrier protein: MDLRKLKTLIDLVAESDIAELEVTEGESKVRIVKSSAMPQNQMVMMQPQGMQAQYQPAAPAAAPAAAAAVVVAAEPTGYVVKSPMVGTFYRSSAPGSAAYVEVGSTVKEGDTLCIIEAMKLLNEIDSDKAGVVTQILVENGQPVEFGQPLFVIG, encoded by the coding sequence ATGGATCTACGAAAACTCAAGACCTTGATCGACCTGGTCGCCGAATCGGATATCGCAGAGCTGGAAGTTACCGAAGGCGAAAGCAAGGTTCGCATCGTCAAATCGTCGGCCATGCCGCAAAACCAGATGGTCATGATGCAGCCGCAAGGCATGCAAGCCCAATACCAGCCAGCCGCGCCAGCCGCCGCTCCTGCTGCGGCAGCCGCCGTCGTGGTCGCCGCCGAGCCAACGGGCTATGTGGTCAAGTCGCCGATGGTCGGTACCTTCTACCGCTCCTCCGCTCCTGGCAGCGCCGCCTATGTTGAAGTGGGCTCGACCGTCAAGGAAGGTGATACCCTGTGCATCATCGAAGCGATGAAGCTGCTCAATGAAATCGACTCCGACAAAGCCGGCGTCGTGACCCAGATCCTGGTCGAAAACGGCCAGCCGGTCGAATTCGGTCAACCCTTGTTTGTGATCGGCTAA
- the aroQ gene encoding type II 3-dehydroquinate dehydratase has product MAKNLLLLNGPNLNLLGTREPEVYGASTLADIEQAAMAQAMAAGADLVCFQSNHEGALIDRIHAARAEGIDAIVINPGGLTHTSVALRDALAGVAIPFVEVHISNIYQRETFRHHSFLSAIAQGTICGLGIDGYRFAIDFALKKR; this is encoded by the coding sequence ATGGCAAAAAACCTCCTTCTGCTCAACGGTCCCAACCTGAATTTGCTGGGAACGCGCGAGCCTGAGGTCTACGGCGCCAGCACCTTGGCCGATATCGAGCAGGCAGCAATGGCGCAAGCCATGGCGGCCGGCGCCGACCTGGTCTGCTTTCAAAGCAACCACGAAGGCGCGCTGATCGACCGCATCCATGCCGCGCGAGCGGAAGGGATCGATGCCATCGTCATCAATCCGGGCGGCCTGACCCATACCAGCGTTGCCTTGCGCGATGCGCTGGCCGGGGTCGCCATCCCGTTCGTGGAAGTCCATATCTCGAATATTTATCAGCGCGAAACGTTTCGACATCACTCATTTCTCAGCGCGATCGCGCAGGGGACGATCTGCGGGCTAGGTATCGATGGATATCGGTTTGCCATCGACTTTGCGCTTAAAAAACGTTAA
- a CDS encoding chorismate--pyruvate lyase family protein gives MRPGSLRQAQWHAHVNAVNAPPALRHWLTGGGSLTAKLKAHSQAFRVQCLHQETARCLSDEAAIIGLHRAGRVWEREVLLRCDDKPAVFGHTVVPMQATATDWPLFSALGERSLGTTLFGDRMVRRGELEFARLRAGHPLVQRAQAALAREGRRADGQALFFARRCLYQRHQGLLLVTEVFLPAVLELTSVTRTVATDTLMNKA, from the coding sequence GTGAGGCCGGGTTCGCTGCGGCAGGCGCAATGGCATGCGCACGTGAACGCCGTCAATGCGCCACCCGCCTTGCGCCACTGGCTCACGGGCGGCGGTTCGCTGACGGCCAAGCTGAAAGCGCATAGCCAGGCATTTCGCGTGCAATGTTTGCATCAGGAAACGGCACGTTGTCTGAGCGACGAGGCCGCCATCATCGGTCTGCACCGCGCGGGCCGCGTGTGGGAACGCGAAGTGCTGCTGCGTTGCGATGACAAACCGGCCGTGTTTGGCCATACCGTCGTGCCCATGCAGGCGACGGCCACGGACTGGCCCTTGTTTTCCGCGCTGGGCGAGCGTTCGCTGGGCACGACCCTGTTTGGCGACCGCATGGTGCGCCGCGGCGAACTGGAATTTGCCCGCTTGCGCGCCGGCCACCCGCTGGTGCAGCGGGCGCAGGCGGCGCTGGCGCGGGAAGGGCGGCGCGCCGACGGGCAGGCGCTGTTTTTTGCCCGCCGCTGCCTGTATCAGCGTCACCAGGGATTGCTGCTGGTAACCGAAGTATTTTTGCCGGCGGTGCTGGAGTTGACGTCCGTCACTCGCACCGTTGCAACCGACACATTAATGAACAAAGCATAA
- a CDS encoding RNB domain-containing ribonuclease, which translates to MNLFFEESGDFKVGTVLSQAGEAYQVEMASGKRTKVKVKDVLLQYEKPAPAELLEQAKAVAADIDLDFLWEVAGEDEFGFAELGAEYFGHAPLPPEAAGLILALHSAPVYFYKKGRGRYKAAPEASLKAALAGIEKKKQQALVQAAYVEELKQNRLPASMQPMVLQLLFKPDKNTIEYKALEAACTELHTTPPRLMLAVGGIASPKDLHLSKFLFENFPKGAGFPSVPVPSVTAKLPLADVAAFSIDDVTTTEIDDAFSVQPLPDGTVKVGIHIAAPGLGIRPEDVIDKMARQRMSTVYMPGDKITMLPDEIVNAFTLAEGTTCPALSLYATLDPKADWAVVSTQTRAELVPIASNLRHNQLDDLVNEETLVSGEGEYPHKADFAVLWQWAQQLEQGRMKKREAFGLKPEQNNRVDFNFYVENDIVTVARRKRGAPLDKIVAELMIFANSTWGKMLHDHGVPGIYRSQGGGSGNSWAAKMQVRMVTHAAPHQGLGVDQYAWSTSPLRRYTDLVNQWQIIACAEHGVTAPLVAPFKPRDANLFAIVSAFDAAYAAYGDFQSNMERYWCLRWLHQENARQVDAVVLKDEILRLVDIPLVIKLPGMPSVARGAQVKLDLLRWDEVDLSIEARLLEIAAVPDAAADAELDYEEEAGDDVADEGDVAAEPSPEAANQVSDADAEVAELASEDVVSEPEVK; encoded by the coding sequence ATGAATCTATTTTTTGAAGAATCCGGCGATTTCAAGGTCGGCACGGTCCTGTCGCAAGCGGGTGAAGCGTACCAGGTCGAAATGGCCAGCGGCAAGCGCACCAAGGTCAAGGTCAAGGATGTGTTGCTGCAATATGAAAAGCCGGCCCCGGCCGAGCTGCTCGAGCAAGCCAAGGCCGTTGCCGCCGACATCGATCTCGATTTCCTGTGGGAAGTGGCAGGCGAAGACGAGTTTGGCTTTGCCGAGCTGGGCGCCGAGTACTTCGGCCACGCACCGTTGCCGCCGGAAGCGGCCGGCCTGATCCTGGCCCTGCATTCGGCGCCCGTGTATTTCTACAAGAAGGGCCGTGGCCGCTACAAGGCGGCGCCGGAAGCATCGCTGAAGGCGGCATTGGCCGGCATCGAAAAGAAAAAGCAGCAGGCGCTGGTGCAGGCCGCTTACGTGGAAGAGCTGAAGCAGAACCGCCTGCCGGCCTCGATGCAGCCCATGGTGCTGCAACTGCTGTTCAAGCCCGACAAGAACACCATCGAATACAAGGCACTGGAAGCGGCGTGCACGGAACTGCACACGACGCCGCCACGCCTGATGCTGGCCGTCGGTGGCATTGCGTCGCCGAAAGACTTGCACCTGTCGAAGTTCCTGTTTGAGAATTTCCCGAAAGGCGCCGGTTTCCCGAGCGTGCCCGTGCCGTCCGTGACGGCCAAGCTGCCGCTGGCCGACGTGGCCGCCTTCTCGATCGACGACGTGACCACGACCGAGATCGACGATGCCTTCTCCGTGCAGCCCTTGCCCGATGGCACCGTGAAAGTGGGTATCCACATCGCCGCGCCGGGCCTGGGCATCCGTCCGGAAGACGTGATCGACAAGATGGCGCGCCAACGCATGTCGACCGTCTACATGCCGGGCGACAAGATCACCATGCTGCCCGATGAAATCGTCAACGCGTTTACGCTGGCGGAAGGCACGACGTGCCCGGCCCTGTCGCTGTACGCGACCCTGGACCCGAAAGCCGACTGGGCCGTCGTCAGCACGCAGACGCGCGCCGAGCTGGTGCCGATTGCCAGCAACTTGCGCCATAACCAGCTCGACGACCTGGTCAACGAGGAAACCCTGGTCAGCGGCGAAGGCGAGTATCCGCACAAGGCCGATTTTGCCGTGCTGTGGCAATGGGCGCAACAGCTGGAACAGGGGCGCATGAAGAAGCGCGAAGCGTTTGGCCTGAAGCCGGAACAGAATAACCGCGTCGATTTCAACTTCTATGTGGAAAACGACATCGTCACCGTGGCGCGCCGCAAGCGTGGCGCGCCGCTCGACAAGATCGTCGCCGAACTGATGATTTTTGCCAACAGCACCTGGGGCAAGATGCTGCACGACCATGGCGTGCCCGGCATTTACCGCAGCCAGGGTGGCGGCAGCGGCAATAGCTGGGCGGCAAAAATGCAGGTGCGCATGGTCACCCATGCGGCGCCGCACCAGGGCCTGGGCGTCGATCAATATGCGTGGAGCACTTCGCCCTTGCGCCGCTATACGGATCTGGTGAACCAGTGGCAAATCATCGCCTGCGCCGAGCATGGCGTGACGGCGCCGCTGGTGGCCCCGTTCAAGCCGCGCGACGCGAACTTGTTCGCCATCGTTTCGGCGTTTGATGCCGCGTACGCCGCGTATGGCGACTTCCAGTCGAACATGGAACGCTACTGGTGCTTGCGCTGGCTGCACCAGGAAAACGCGCGCCAGGTCGACGCCGTCGTGCTGAAAGACGAAATCCTGCGCCTGGTCGACATTCCGCTGGTCATCAAGCTGCCGGGCATGCCGTCGGTGGCGCGCGGCGCCCAGGTGAAACTGGACTTGCTGCGCTGGGATGAGGTCGACCTCAGCATCGAAGCGCGCCTGCTGGAAATCGCCGCCGTGCCCGATGCGGCGGCCGACGCCGAGCTCGACTACGAAGAAGAGGCGGGCGACGATGTGGCGGACGAGGGCGACGTGGCGGCCGAACCATCGCCGGAAGCGGCGAACCAGGTCAGCGACGCCGATGCGGAAGTGGCGGAACTGGCCAGCGAAGACGTAGTCAGCGAACCCGAGGTCAAGTAA
- the mtgA gene encoding monofunctional biosynthetic peptidoglycan transglycosylase produces MSGGKKGKARGSRYGWIKWLFIVPVLAFIVVQLYFFLQIWWWVDHNPSSTAFMREQLSVLQDKNPKATIQQTWVPYERISNNLKRAIIASEDANFSEHEGVDWEALQKAYEKNSKKQKVVAGGSTITQQLAKNLFLSGSRSYVRKGQELIITYMLESLMEKQRIFEIYLNVVEFGTGTFGAEAAARHYYRVSAAGLSAGQAAKLAVMLPNPRFYDRHRDTGYLNRRTGVILRRMGAAELP; encoded by the coding sequence GTGAGCGGCGGCAAGAAGGGCAAGGCTCGTGGCAGCCGCTACGGCTGGATCAAGTGGCTGTTCATCGTCCCCGTGCTGGCCTTTATCGTCGTGCAACTGTATTTCTTCCTGCAAATCTGGTGGTGGGTCGACCATAACCCGTCCAGCACGGCCTTCATGCGCGAACAGTTGTCTGTCTTGCAGGACAAGAATCCCAAGGCCACGATCCAGCAGACGTGGGTGCCGTACGAACGCATCTCGAACAACCTGAAACGGGCCATCATCGCTTCGGAAGACGCGAATTTCTCCGAGCACGAAGGCGTGGACTGGGAAGCCTTGCAAAAGGCGTATGAAAAAAACAGCAAGAAGCAGAAGGTCGTGGCCGGTGGCTCGACCATCACGCAGCAGCTGGCGAAGAATCTGTTCCTGTCCGGTTCGCGCAGCTATGTGCGCAAGGGCCAGGAACTGATCATCACCTACATGCTGGAAAGTCTGATGGAGAAACAGCGCATTTTCGAGATTTATCTGAACGTGGTGGAATTCGGCACGGGCACCTTTGGCGCCGAAGCGGCCGCGCGCCACTATTACCGGGTCAGCGCGGCGGGCTTGAGCGCCGGGCAGGCGGCGAAACTGGCCGTGATGCTGCCGAATCCCCGTTTTTACGACCGCCACCGCGATACCGGGTATTTGAACCGGCGCACGGGCGTGATCCTGCGCCGCATGGGGGCGGCGGAATTGCCTTGA
- a CDS encoding YqiA/YcfP family alpha/beta fold hydrolase, with protein MILYLHGFRSSPLSMKSRLLAAQMQALGREAQWLCPQLPASPKLAIELALSLVKDVAPAELTIVGSSLGGYYATWLAEQLGCRAVLLNPAIVPLIDLEQHVGVTTEFHSDKPFEFKREYIAELRTFAVEKITEPQRYFLIAATGDEVLDYRDMVAHYQGARQLVIDGSDHGISEFADYVAPVLAFCGIDADAAQ; from the coding sequence ATGATTCTGTACCTGCATGGATTTCGCTCGTCGCCCCTGTCGATGAAGTCGCGCCTGCTGGCCGCGCAGATGCAGGCGCTGGGCCGCGAGGCACAGTGGCTGTGCCCGCAATTGCCGGCTTCGCCCAAGCTTGCCATCGAGTTGGCCCTGTCGCTGGTCAAGGACGTGGCGCCGGCAGAGCTGACGATAGTCGGCTCCTCGCTGGGCGGCTATTACGCCACCTGGCTGGCCGAGCAGCTCGGTTGCCGCGCCGTATTGCTCAATCCTGCCATCGTGCCCCTGATCGACCTGGAACAGCATGTGGGCGTGACGACGGAATTCCATTCGGACAAGCCCTTCGAGTTCAAGCGCGAATACATAGCCGAGCTGCGCACGTTTGCCGTAGAGAAAATTACTGAGCCGCAACGCTATTTCCTGATTGCCGCCACCGGCGATGAAGTGCTCGACTACCGCGACATGGTGGCGCATTATCAGGGGGCGCGGCAGTTGGTCATCGACGGCAGCGACCATGGCATCAGCGAATTTGCCGATTATGTGGCGCCCGTGCTGGCCTTTTGCGGCATCGATGCGGACGCTGCCCAGTGA
- the mpl gene encoding UDP-N-acetylmuramate:L-alanyl-gamma-D-glutamyl-meso-diaminopimelate ligase, giving the protein MHIHILGICGTFMGGLAVLAKEAGHKVTGCDANVYPPMSTQLESQGIELIQGFDPEQAKLNPDLYVIGNVVSRGNPLVEEILNRSLPYVSGPQWIGEHILRNKWVLAVAGTHGKTTTSAMLAWILEDAGYAPGFLIGGVPMNFGISARLSGMIDGKSAESDFFVIEADEYDTAFFDKRSKFVHYHAKTAIMNNLEYDHADIFPDLHAIETQFHHLVRTVPGIGRLVFNGDEASLQRVLARGCWSEKESFGQDANWQLQEQADGSFDVFFNDKQEGHVAWALTGKHNRSNALAAIAAARHVGVPIAQACASLATFESVKRRMEVRGVVNAITVYDDFAHHPTAIATTVGGLRQKVGSGTRILAVLEPRSNTMKLGAMKDALPGSLKDADLVFGFGSQQALGWSLGDALAPLGKIASAYEDIDTLVAAVAASARPGDQIVVMSNGGFGGVHQKLLEALGR; this is encoded by the coding sequence ATGCATATTCATATTCTCGGCATTTGCGGTACCTTCATGGGCGGCCTGGCTGTCCTGGCCAAGGAAGCCGGCCATAAAGTTACCGGTTGCGATGCCAACGTGTATCCGCCGATGAGCACCCAGCTGGAATCGCAGGGAATCGAACTGATCCAGGGTTTCGACCCGGAACAGGCCAAGCTGAACCCGGATTTGTATGTGATTGGCAATGTGGTCTCGCGCGGCAACCCGCTGGTGGAAGAAATCCTCAACCGTAGCCTGCCGTACGTGTCCGGCCCCCAGTGGATCGGCGAACACATCTTGCGCAACAAGTGGGTGCTGGCCGTGGCCGGCACGCATGGCAAGACGACCACCTCGGCCATGCTGGCCTGGATACTTGAAGACGCGGGCTACGCGCCGGGCTTCCTGATCGGCGGCGTGCCGATGAACTTTGGCATTTCCGCCCGCCTCAGCGGCATGATCGACGGCAAGAGCGCCGAGTCGGACTTCTTCGTCATCGAAGCGGACGAATACGACACGGCCTTCTTCGACAAGCGCAGCAAGTTCGTGCATTACCACGCGAAGACGGCCATCATGAACAACCTGGAATATGATCACGCCGACATCTTCCCCGATCTGCACGCGATCGAGACGCAATTCCACCACCTGGTGCGCACCGTGCCCGGCATCGGCCGCCTCGTGTTCAACGGCGACGAAGCGTCGCTGCAGCGCGTGCTGGCGCGCGGTTGCTGGAGTGAAAAGGAAAGTTTTGGTCAAGATGCCAACTGGCAACTGCAAGAGCAGGCCGATGGCAGCTTCGACGTGTTCTTCAATGACAAGCAGGAAGGCCACGTGGCGTGGGCGCTTACTGGCAAGCACAACCGCAGCAATGCGCTGGCGGCCATCGCCGCCGCGCGCCACGTGGGCGTACCGATTGCCCAGGCCTGTGCCTCGCTGGCCACGTTCGAAAGCGTCAAGCGCCGCATGGAAGTGCGCGGCGTCGTCAACGCCATCACCGTGTACGACGATTTCGCGCACCACCCGACGGCCATTGCCACCACCGTGGGCGGCCTGCGCCAGAAGGTCGGCAGCGGCACCCGCATCCTGGCCGTGCTGGAACCGCGTTCGAACACCATGAAGCTGGGCGCCATGAAAGATGCGCTGCCAGGCAGCCTCAAGGATGCCGACCTGGTCTTCGGTTTCGGCAGTCAGCAAGCGCTGGGCTGGAGCCTGGGCGACGCGCTGGCGCCGCTGGGCAAGATTGCCAGCGCCTACGAAGACATCGATACCCTGGTGGCGGCCGTGGCGGCCAGCGCCCGTCCCGGCGACCAGATCGTGGTCATGAGCAATGGCGGCTTTGGCGGCGTGCACCAGAAATTGCTGGAGGCCCTGGGCCGATGA
- the corA gene encoding magnesium/cobalt transporter CorA, with protein sequence MINVFVLQNGRLNQVPIDSRADLENAEPVWVDLTDPTDDERAWVKAIYNVTLPGEDEVKDIEASARYYEAENGDLHLRTDFLREEDDGPSRVITVAFILARKILFSMHTDDLPVFRLVRMRARSRPGSIADYMDVLLDLYATDAEYSADVLEGIYQNLEEVSTRVLQKEFTDAHAAEALNAIAHEEDLNGRIRRNMMDTRRAVSFLMRGRLLNSEQFEEARQILRDIESLDGHTSFLFDKINFLMDATVGFININQNKIIKIFSVASVAFLPPTLIASVYGMNFKLMPELEWSFGYPWAWGLMITSAIAPFLYFRHRGWLK encoded by the coding sequence ATGATCAATGTCTTTGTATTACAGAATGGCCGGCTCAACCAGGTGCCGATCGACAGCCGCGCAGACCTCGAAAATGCCGAACCGGTGTGGGTCGACCTGACCGACCCTACCGATGATGAACGGGCCTGGGTCAAGGCCATCTACAACGTCACCCTGCCGGGCGAAGACGAAGTCAAGGATATCGAAGCGTCGGCCCGCTATTACGAAGCGGAAAACGGCGACTTGCACCTGCGCACGGATTTCTTGCGCGAAGAAGACGACGGCCCCTCGCGCGTCATCACGGTCGCTTTCATTCTTGCCCGCAAAATTTTGTTTTCCATGCATACGGACGATTTGCCCGTGTTCCGCCTGGTGCGCATGCGCGCCCGTTCGCGGCCAGGCTCGATTGCCGATTACATGGACGTGCTGCTCGACCTGTACGCCACCGATGCCGAATATTCGGCCGACGTGCTCGAAGGCATCTACCAGAACCTGGAAGAAGTCAGCACGCGCGTGCTGCAAAAGGAATTTACCGATGCGCACGCGGCTGAAGCGCTGAACGCGATTGCCCACGAGGAAGATTTGAATGGCCGTATCCGCCGCAACATGATGGATACGCGCCGCGCCGTGAGCTTTCTGATGCGCGGCCGCTTATTGAATTCCGAGCAGTTCGAGGAAGCGCGGCAGATTTTGCGCGACATCGAATCGCTGGACGGCCATACGTCTTTCCTGTTCGACAAGATCAACTTCCTGATGGATGCCACCGTCGGTTTCATCAACATCAACCAGAACAAGATCATCAAGATCTTCTCGGTAGCCAGCGTGGCCTTCCTGCCGCCGACCCTGATCGCCAGCGTGTACGGCATGAACTTCAAGCTGATGCCGGAACTGGAATGGTCGTTCGGCTATCCCT
- a CDS encoding TlpA family protein disulfide reductase → MTKKNWIACAIVALMFGGMGAYVGLSKEKAKAAGPLTTTIAPGATGPVNELYALSLPDAAGATQALSQWKGKNVLVNFWAPWCPPCVEEMPELSEVQGHYAGKNLQVIGIGIDSASNIATFASKFKIAYPVYVSGMSGTDLSRHFGNATGGLPFTVLIGADGEVKKTYLGRLKFDQLRADLDKL, encoded by the coding sequence ATGACAAAAAAGAATTGGATCGCCTGTGCCATCGTGGCGCTGATGTTTGGCGGCATGGGCGCCTACGTCGGTTTGAGCAAGGAAAAAGCCAAAGCAGCGGGGCCGCTGACGACCACCATCGCGCCGGGCGCGACGGGTCCCGTCAACGAGTTGTATGCGCTGTCGCTGCCGGACGCGGCGGGCGCCACGCAAGCCTTGTCGCAATGGAAAGGCAAGAATGTGCTGGTCAATTTCTGGGCGCCATGGTGCCCTCCGTGCGTGGAAGAAATGCCGGAGTTATCCGAAGTACAAGGCCACTATGCGGGTAAAAACCTGCAGGTGATCGGCATCGGCATCGATTCGGCCAGCAATATTGCCACTTTTGCCAGCAAGTTCAAGATCGCCTATCCCGTGTATGTCTCGGGCATGAGCGGCACCGACCTGTCGCGCCATTTTGGCAATGCCACGGGCGGTTTGCCCTTTACGGTGCTGATCGGCGCCGATGGCGAAGTCAAAAAGACCTATCTGGGCCGCTTGAAATTTGATCAGTTGCGCGCCGATCTGGATAAATTGTAA